In Acidobacteriota bacterium, a genomic segment contains:
- a CDS encoding membrane dipeptidase, producing MMLIRRLLLFGAAAVALLLPIVTAVPADTRPAATAVPPAPAGYEAGLWRRAVTLTHRALVIDTHCDATGRMQKAEYNFAADTPEVHVDIPKMRRGGLDAEFMAAFTSPRHEGADAVTEALGQLEALRDTVDRHPGALVFARTAGEVEAAPRAGRLALLASLENGTPILENRLDLLRLYHRLGVRYIGLCHNTSNFLCDSSTDTPTSGGLSTWGRTVVREMNRLGIMVDVSHLADATVRDLFETSQAPVFASHSACRALCNAPRNLPDELIRAIGRRGGVVQVNFYASFLSDEYGRREEERRERLRPEIDRVRALFTTDMDAYFREITRIFKNHPIPPPPVSALVDHIDHVVRLAGIDHVGIGSDFDGISAMPEGMNGCQDLPMVTYHLLQRGYSEPDIEKILGRNFLRYFREVERTAARLQRPEPAAVEAGQ from the coding sequence GTGATGCTGATCCGCCGCCTGTTGCTGTTCGGCGCCGCCGCGGTCGCGCTGCTGCTGCCCATCGTTACGGCGGTGCCCGCGGACACCCGCCCTGCTGCGACGGCCGTGCCGCCGGCCCCGGCCGGCTACGAGGCCGGCTTGTGGCGGCGCGCCGTCACGCTGACCCATCGCGCCCTGGTCATCGACACCCATTGCGACGCCACCGGTCGGATGCAAAAAGCCGAGTACAACTTTGCCGCCGACACGCCCGAAGTTCACGTGGACATCCCTAAGATGCGCCGGGGCGGACTCGACGCCGAGTTCATGGCCGCGTTCACCTCGCCCCGCCATGAGGGCGCCGACGCGGTCACCGAGGCGCTGGGCCAGCTCGAGGCGCTGCGCGACACCGTCGACCGGCACCCTGGGGCGCTGGTCTTTGCCCGCACCGCTGGCGAGGTCGAGGCCGCGCCCAGAGCCGGCCGCCTGGCGCTGCTGGCCAGTCTGGAAAATGGCACGCCCATCCTGGAAAATCGGCTGGATCTGCTCCGGCTGTACCACCGGCTGGGAGTGCGCTATATCGGCCTCTGTCATAACACATCCAACTTCCTGTGCGACAGCTCCACCGACACGCCCACCTCCGGCGGACTCAGCACCTGGGGGCGGACGGTGGTGCGCGAGATGAACCGGCTGGGTATCATGGTGGACGTTTCGCACCTCGCCGACGCCACCGTGCGCGACCTGTTTGAGACGAGCCAGGCGCCCGTCTTCGCATCGCATTCCGCCTGCCGGGCGCTCTGCAACGCCCCGCGCAACCTGCCCGACGAGTTGATTCGCGCGATCGGCCGGCGCGGCGGTGTCGTCCAGGTGAACTTCTACGCCAGCTTCCTGAGCGATGAGTACGGCCGCCGGGAAGAGGAGCGGCGGGAGCGGCTCCGGCCGGAAATTGACAGGGTCCGGGCTCTGTTCACCACCGACATGGACGCGTATTTCCGCGAGATCACGCGAATCTTCAAGAATCACCCCATTCCACCGCCGCCGGTGTCCGCGCTCGTGGACCACATCGACCACGTGGTCCGGTTGGCGGGAATTGACCATGTGGGGATCGGCTCCGATTTCGACGGCATCTCGGCCATGCCCGAAGGGATGAACGGCTGCCAGGACCTGCCCATGGTGACCTACCACCTGCTGCAGCGCGGCTATTCCGAGCCGGACATTGAAAAAATCCTCGGCCGCAACTTCTTGCGCTACTTCCGGGAGGTGGAGCGGACCGCCGCCCGGCTGCAGCGGCCGGAACCGGCCGCTGTCGAGGCGGGCCAGTGA
- the rpoC gene encoding DNA-directed RNA polymerase subunit beta', whose product MTTDFDCIRLGVASPEKIISWSHGEVKKPETINYRTFRPERDGLFCAKIFGPTNDWECLCGKYKRMKYKGVICDKCGVEVTHSRVRRERMGHITLASPSSHVWFFKGLPSRIGQLLDISLKNLERVLYFESYIILDPGTSGRKERDLLTEDEYRTIRLENPDNFRAGMGAEAIREILARMDMEEMSKDLRDKMRAESSHMKKIKHAKRLKVVDSFRKSGNKPEWMILTVIPVIPPELRPLVPLDGGRFATSDLNDLYRRVLNRNNRLKKLLELRAPEVIIRNEKRMLQEAVDALFDNGRRGRVIRGSNNRPLKSLSDNLKGKQGRFRQNLLGKRVDYSGRSVIVVNPELRLHQCGLPKKMALELFKPFIYHRLEALGYASTVKSAKEMVETEHPDVWDILEEVIKEHPVLLNRAPTLHRLGIQAFEPVLVEGKAIQIHPLVCAAFNADFDGDQMAVHVPLSPEAQVEAAVIMLSTNNILKPADGRPITVPSQDIVLGLFYLTSLKAHARGAGKVFGSSDEIYYALENKEVELLTPIRFRYTGRLINLSKDDQEISAATVQDVTNHYIDTTVGRVILNDRLPADIPFINGRLNKDGLKKLVTYAILNLPHPVTIKILDDLKAVGFAYATRAGISIGIDDLVVPAVKQQIVDRAKKDVIEVENQYLAGTISNGERYNKVVEIWSQVTHRVAEKMFVAMEEKERTTGEFNPINLMATSGARGSKQQIRQLAGMRGLMAKPSGEIIETPITSNFREGLTVLQYFISTHGARKGLADTALKTADSGYLTRRLVDVAQDMIITQEDCGTLEGVEVGAIIEMGEVIVPLSDRIVGRVSQEDILNPITGEAIVSRNEEITEEKAAEIESLGIEKALIRSALTCNAARGACIKCYGRNLGTGNMVEMGEAVGVIAAQSIGEPGTQLTMRTFHIGGAVSRAEVQSTIEIKHRGKVRFEGVQCITNARNTLTVMNRNGAIVIEDEKGRDRERYSVVYGARILVADGDIVEPGTKIVEWDPFSNVFLSEFSGKIRFKDIIPDETVKEEKDEVSLKSISVIIYSPNEKLQPQIEILGKKGEVLKSYMIPAKAHLAVNDGDTIQAGDILAKFPLEFTKAKDITGGLPRVVELFEARKPRQPAVITEVDGVVHFGNVIRGQRKIEIKTATGDVKEYFVPRGAYITCQEGEFIKAGTALISGPINPHDILKVLGVKPLQSYLLNEIQEVYRLQGVQINDKHIEVIIRQMTRWIKVEEVGDTEFYVEQQVDKFRFQEENERMAREGKVPAIGRSLLLGITKSSLSTDSFISAASFQETTRVLTEASIAGKVDYLLGLKENVIMGRLIPAGTGFKKYRQFKLITELRAEEAEAMLENTEGHDIGELSAEDYIPERGKLAEPGDE is encoded by the coding sequence TTGACCACTGATTTCGATTGCATCCGCCTGGGAGTCGCCTCCCCGGAGAAGATCATCAGCTGGTCGCACGGCGAAGTGAAGAAGCCCGAGACGATCAACTACCGCACGTTCCGGCCGGAACGCGACGGCCTGTTCTGCGCCAAGATCTTCGGGCCCACCAACGACTGGGAGTGCTTGTGCGGGAAGTACAAGCGGATGAAGTACAAGGGCGTGATCTGCGACAAGTGCGGCGTGGAGGTCACCCACTCCCGCGTCCGCCGCGAGCGGATGGGCCACATCACGCTGGCCTCGCCCAGCTCCCACGTCTGGTTCTTCAAGGGCCTGCCCAGCCGCATCGGGCAGCTCCTGGACATCAGCCTGAAGAACCTGGAGCGGGTGCTCTACTTCGAGTCGTACATCATCCTAGACCCCGGCACCAGCGGCCGCAAGGAACGAGACCTCCTCACCGAGGACGAGTACCGCACCATCCGCCTGGAGAACCCGGACAACTTCCGCGCCGGCATGGGCGCCGAAGCCATCCGCGAGATCCTGGCCCGGATGGACATGGAAGAGATGTCCAAGGACCTGCGCGACAAGATGCGCGCCGAGTCCTCGCACATGAAGAAGATCAAGCATGCCAAGCGGCTGAAGGTCGTGGACAGCTTCCGCAAGTCCGGCAACAAGCCGGAGTGGATGATCCTGACGGTCATTCCGGTGATCCCGCCCGAGCTGCGCCCCCTGGTGCCGCTCGACGGCGGCCGGTTCGCCACCTCCGACCTCAACGACCTGTACCGTCGGGTGCTCAACCGCAACAACCGGCTCAAGAAGCTGCTGGAGCTGCGCGCGCCCGAGGTGATCATCCGGAACGAGAAGCGCATGCTGCAGGAGGCGGTGGACGCGCTGTTCGACAACGGCCGGCGCGGCCGCGTGATCCGCGGCTCCAACAACCGTCCCCTGAAGTCGCTGTCCGACAACCTGAAGGGGAAGCAGGGCCGCTTCCGCCAGAACCTGCTGGGCAAGCGTGTCGACTACTCCGGCCGCTCCGTCATCGTGGTCAATCCCGAGCTGCGGCTCCACCAGTGCGGTCTGCCCAAGAAGATGGCGCTGGAACTCTTCAAGCCGTTCATCTACCACCGCCTGGAGGCTCTGGGCTACGCCTCCACCGTCAAGAGCGCCAAGGAGATGGTGGAAACCGAGCACCCCGACGTCTGGGACATCCTCGAAGAGGTGATCAAGGAGCACCCGGTGCTCCTCAACCGCGCCCCGACGCTGCACCGGCTGGGCATCCAGGCCTTCGAGCCTGTGCTGGTCGAGGGAAAGGCCATCCAGATCCACCCGCTGGTCTGCGCGGCGTTCAACGCCGACTTTGACGGCGACCAGATGGCCGTCCACGTGCCGCTGTCACCCGAGGCACAGGTCGAGGCCGCGGTGATCATGCTCAGCACGAACAACATCCTGAAGCCCGCCGACGGCCGGCCCATCACTGTGCCGTCGCAGGACATCGTGCTCGGCCTGTTCTACCTCACCAGCCTCAAGGCTCACGCCCGGGGCGCCGGCAAGGTGTTCGGCAGTTCAGACGAGATCTACTACGCCTTGGAGAACAAGGAAGTGGAGCTGCTGACGCCGATCCGCTTCCGCTACACCGGCCGCCTGATCAACCTGTCTAAGGACGACCAGGAGATCAGCGCCGCCACCGTCCAGGATGTGACCAACCACTACATCGACACCACCGTGGGCCGGGTCATCCTCAATGACCGCCTCCCGGCGGACATCCCGTTCATCAACGGCCGCCTGAACAAGGACGGCCTTAAGAAGCTGGTCACCTACGCCATCCTCAACCTGCCCCATCCGGTGACCATCAAGATCCTGGACGATCTGAAGGCGGTGGGCTTTGCCTACGCCACCCGCGCCGGCATTTCCATCGGCATCGACGACCTGGTCGTCCCCGCTGTGAAGCAGCAGATTGTCGACCGGGCCAAGAAGGACGTCATCGAGGTCGAGAACCAGTATCTCGCCGGCACCATCTCCAACGGCGAGCGCTACAACAAGGTGGTCGAGATCTGGAGCCAGGTGACCCACCGCGTGGCCGAAAAGATGTTCGTGGCCATGGAGGAGAAGGAGCGCACCACCGGCGAGTTCAACCCCATCAACCTGATGGCCACCTCCGGCGCCCGCGGCAGCAAGCAGCAGATCCGCCAGCTGGCCGGTATGCGCGGCCTGATGGCCAAACCGTCCGGCGAGATCATCGAGACACCCATCACTTCCAACTTCCGCGAGGGCCTCACCGTGCTGCAGTACTTCATCTCCACGCACGGCGCCCGCAAGGGTCTGGCGGACACCGCTCTGAAGACCGCCGACTCCGGCTACCTGACCCGCCGCCTGGTGGATGTGGCCCAGGACATGATCATCACCCAGGAGGATTGCGGCACGCTCGAGGGCGTCGAGGTCGGCGCCATCATCGAGATGGGCGAGGTGATCGTGCCCCTGAGCGACCGCATCGTCGGCCGCGTCTCCCAGGAGGACATCCTCAACCCCATCACCGGCGAGGCCATCGTCAGCCGCAACGAGGAGATCACTGAAGAGAAGGCCGCCGAGATCGAGAGCCTCGGCATCGAGAAGGCGCTCATCCGCTCGGCGCTCACCTGCAACGCCGCCCGCGGCGCCTGCATCAAGTGTTACGGCCGGAACCTGGGTACCGGCAACATGGTGGAAATGGGCGAGGCGGTGGGCGTCATTGCAGCCCAGTCCATCGGCGAGCCGGGCACCCAGCTCACCATGCGCACGTTCCACATCGGCGGCGCCGTCAGCCGCGCCGAGGTCCAGTCCACCATCGAGATCAAGCACCGTGGCAAGGTCCGGTTCGAGGGCGTGCAGTGCATCACCAACGCCCGCAACACGCTGACAGTCATGAACCGCAACGGCGCCATCGTCATCGAGGACGAGAAAGGCCGCGACCGCGAGCGCTACTCCGTCGTCTACGGTGCGCGCATCCTGGTCGCCGACGGTGACATCGTCGAGCCCGGCACCAAGATCGTGGAATGGGACCCGTTCTCCAACGTGTTCCTGAGCGAGTTCTCCGGCAAGATCCGCTTCAAGGACATCATCCCCGACGAGACGGTCAAGGAGGAGAAGGACGAGGTCTCGCTCAAGTCCATCAGCGTGATCATCTACTCGCCCAACGAGAAGCTGCAGCCCCAGATCGAGATCCTCGGCAAGAAGGGCGAGGTGCTCAAGTCGTACATGATCCCGGCCAAGGCCCACTTGGCCGTCAACGACGGCGACACCATCCAGGCCGGCGACATCCTGGCCAAGTTCCCGCTCGAATTCACCAAGGCCAAGGACATCACCGGCGGTCTGCCCCGCGTGGTGGAACTGTTTGAGGCACGCAAGCCCCGCCAGCCTGCCGTCATCACCGAGGTCGACGGCGTCGTCCACTTCGGCAATGTGATCCGCGGCCAGCGGAAGATCGAAATCAAGACCGCCACCGGCGACGTGAAGGAGTACTTCGTGCCGCGCGGCGCCTACATCACCTGCCAGGAGGGCGAGTTCATCAAGGCGGGCACGGCACTCATCAGCGGGCCCATCAACCCGCACGATATCCTCAAGGTCCTCGGCGTCAAACCGCTGCAGAGCTACCTGCTGAACGAAATTCAGGAAGTCTACCGCCTGCAGGGCGTCCAGATCAACGACAAGCACATCGAGGTGATCATCCGGCAGATGACCCGCTGGATCAAGGTCGAGGAGGTGGGCGACACCGAGTTCTACGTGGAGCAGCAGGTGGACAAGTTCCGCTTCCAGGAAGAGAACGAACGGATGGCCCGCGAGGGCAAGGTCCCGGCCATCGGCCGCTCGCTGCTGCTGGGCATCACCAAGTCGTCGCTGTCCACCGATTCGTTCATCTCGGCGGCGTCGTTCCAGGAGACCACCCGCGTGCTCACCGAGGCCTCCATCGCCGGCAAAGTGGATTACCTGCTCGGCCTGAAGGAGAACGTGATCATGGGCCGGCTGATCCCCGCCGGAACCGGCTTCAAGAAGTACCGCCAGTTCAAGCTCATCACCGAGCTCCGGGCGGAAGAAGCCGAGGCGATGCTCGAGAACACGGAAGGCCACGACATCGGCGAGCTGTCCGCCGAGGACTACATCCCCGAACGCGGCAAGCTGGCAGAGCCCGGCGACGAGTGA
- the rplL gene encoding 50S ribosomal protein L7/L12, giving the protein MTREEVLNWIEQSTMLEIAQLVKDIETKFGVSAAAAAPVMVGAAAPGAAAAAVAEEKTEFEVVLKEVGAEKIKVIKVVREVTSLGLKEAKDLVEGAPKPVKEGVSKDEAESIKKKFEEVGAKVEIK; this is encoded by the coding sequence ATCACCCGTGAAGAAGTCCTCAACTGGATCGAGCAGTCGACGATGCTGGAAATCGCCCAGCTGGTCAAGGACATCGAGACGAAGTTCGGTGTCTCCGCCGCCGCGGCCGCCCCGGTCATGGTGGGTGCCGCCGCCCCCGGCGCTGCCGCTGCGGCTGTGGCTGAGGAGAAGACCGAATTCGAAGTGGTCCTGAAGGAAGTGGGCGCCGAGAAAATCAAGGTCATCAAGGTGGTCCGCGAAGTCACCAGCCTGGGCCTGAAAGAGGCCAAGGACCTGGTGGAGGGCGCACCCAAGCCGGTCAAGGAAGGGGTCTCGAAGGACGAGGCCGAGTCCATCAAGAAGAAATTCGAAGAAGTCGGCGCCAAGGTTGAAATCAAGTAG
- the rpoB gene encoding DNA-directed RNA polymerase subunit beta, with translation MAESITPQQDRHDFGHISATVPIPNLLEIQMKSYQTFLQMELLPNEREDIGIQSVFTSIFPIEDFRSTASLEFVHYTLGDWECKCGSLVGIEHLRSKCVDCGQTIVTNPQHLGHIICPACGARNENKFSRCVSCGDPVELKIKYTIDECIDRGMTYSVPLKVTVRLVLYDVDEESGSRTIRDMKQQEVFFGEVPLMTPRGTFIINGTERVIVSQLHRSPGVFFEVDSERKYYLGKVIPYRGSWVEFEYDHKNILYIRIDRKRKFLATIFLRALGYESNEEILNLFYRPVTITLKGGKISRMLDETLIGSKLRQTVTHPDDPTDVLYKSGERFNFGHLEDLKSIGMKQLLLTADDLQGAILLNDVVNMETGEILGEANEDITATMINRMFEAGVKQLQICYPEFDDAGPTISATLHKDPIQTSQEALIEFYKKLRPGDPPTLEVASSMFQGMFFDAKRYDLSKVGRLKSNLKLDRDIPLTQRTLTQQDFIDVLNYQLKLPVGIGTADDIDHLGNRRVRAVGELLENQFRIGLVRMERAIKEKMSVFQELAQIMPHDLINSKPVMAALKEFFGSSQLSQFMDQTHPLSEITHKRRLSALGPGGLSRERAGFEVRDVHTSHYGRLCPIETPEGPNIGLISSLSCFARINDYGFIESPYRKVIDGRVVEHVRITDRGDSSFKISEIVLQEEADAENERLRKRKKKVCLYEIHPFYMTAWEAEKYVIAQSSIRLDEKGHIVDDHVDARKGGNFILSAREDVNFIDVSPKQLVSVAAALIPFLEHDDANRALMGSNMQRQAVPLLVAEPPIVGTGMEAIAARDSGAVVVSARAGIVDRVDAERIIIRVTDPGDSKRLAREAGVDIYLLNKFKRSNQNTCINQKPLVKTGEFVQKGQVIADGHCTSHGELALGRNVLVAFMPWGGYNFEDAILISEKLVKEDVYTSIHIEELEIEARETKLGSEEITRDIPNVSEKALKDLDDSGVIRIGASVKPGSILVGKVTPKSETQLSPEEKLLRAIFGDKASDVKDNSLKCPPGIEGIVVDVKMFTRKGVQKDLRALAIEQDQVDKMRSDLDEQIRILREERDKQVSHLLVGRILAKPVKHKALGVAWDKGTVLTEEMLRPLGISDLKLLKVEGEGVDLAQEIRLIEDKINNKISVLDGIFEEKKNSLEIGDELPPGVNKLVKVYVAMKRKVSVGDKMAGRHGNKGVIAKILPDEDMPFLPDGTPVEIVLNPLGVPSRMNVGQILETHLGWAGVVLGMQFTTPVFDGAKEDEIRDLLSRSGMDTSGKTVLFDGKTGEAFEQKVTVGYIYMMKLSHLVDDKIHARSIGPYSLITQQPLGGKAQFGGQRFGEMEVWALEAYGAAHILQELLTVKSDDVQCRNKIYESIVKNKASYVPGIPESFNVLVRELQSLCLDVELIKFRED, from the coding sequence ATGGCCGAATCTATCACCCCTCAGCAGGATAGACACGATTTCGGACATATCTCGGCAACCGTCCCCATCCCCAACCTGCTCGAGATCCAGATGAAATCGTACCAGACCTTCCTGCAGATGGAACTGCTGCCGAACGAGCGGGAAGATATCGGAATCCAGTCGGTGTTCACTTCGATCTTTCCCATCGAAGATTTCCGCTCCACCGCCAGTCTCGAGTTCGTCCATTACACGCTGGGCGACTGGGAGTGCAAGTGCGGGAGTCTGGTGGGGATCGAACACCTGCGCTCGAAGTGCGTGGACTGCGGCCAGACCATCGTCACCAATCCGCAACACCTCGGTCATATCATCTGCCCGGCGTGCGGCGCCCGCAACGAAAACAAGTTTTCCCGGTGCGTCTCCTGCGGCGATCCGGTCGAGCTGAAAATCAAGTACACCATCGACGAATGCATCGACCGCGGCATGACCTATTCGGTGCCGCTCAAGGTCACCGTCCGGCTCGTGCTCTACGACGTCGATGAGGAGAGCGGCAGCCGGACCATCCGCGACATGAAGCAGCAGGAGGTGTTCTTCGGCGAAGTGCCGCTGATGACGCCCCGGGGCACGTTCATCATCAACGGCACCGAACGCGTCATCGTCTCCCAGCTGCACCGCTCGCCCGGCGTGTTCTTCGAGGTGGACTCGGAGCGCAAATACTACCTCGGCAAAGTGATTCCCTACCGCGGCTCGTGGGTGGAGTTCGAGTACGACCACAAGAACATCCTGTACATCCGCATCGACCGCAAGCGCAAGTTCCTGGCCACGATCTTCCTGCGGGCCTTGGGCTACGAGAGCAACGAGGAGATCCTGAACCTCTTTTACCGGCCGGTTACCATCACGCTGAAAGGGGGCAAGATCAGCCGGATGCTCGACGAGACTCTCATCGGCAGCAAGCTGCGCCAGACCGTCACCCACCCGGATGATCCCACCGACGTGCTGTACAAGAGCGGCGAACGATTCAATTTCGGCCACCTCGAGGACCTCAAGAGCATCGGCATGAAGCAGCTGTTGCTCACCGCCGACGACCTGCAGGGCGCCATCCTGCTTAACGACGTCGTTAACATGGAAACCGGCGAGATCCTGGGTGAAGCCAACGAGGACATCACCGCCACGATGATCAACCGGATGTTCGAGGCCGGGGTCAAGCAGCTCCAGATCTGCTACCCCGAGTTCGACGACGCCGGCCCGACCATCTCCGCTACGCTCCACAAGGACCCCATCCAGACGAGCCAGGAGGCGCTGATCGAGTTCTACAAGAAGCTGCGTCCCGGCGACCCCCCGACCCTCGAGGTCGCTTCGAGCATGTTCCAGGGCATGTTCTTCGACGCCAAGCGCTACGACTTGTCCAAGGTGGGCCGGCTCAAATCCAACCTGAAGCTGGACCGAGACATCCCTCTGACCCAGCGCACACTCACGCAGCAGGACTTCATCGACGTCCTGAACTACCAGTTGAAGCTGCCCGTGGGCATCGGCACGGCCGACGACATCGACCACCTGGGCAACCGTCGGGTGCGTGCCGTCGGCGAGCTGTTGGAGAACCAGTTCCGCATCGGCCTCGTGCGCATGGAGCGCGCCATCAAGGAGAAGATGTCGGTGTTTCAGGAACTGGCCCAGATCATGCCCCATGACCTGATCAATTCCAAGCCGGTCATGGCCGCGCTGAAGGAATTTTTCGGCAGTTCCCAACTGTCCCAGTTCATGGACCAGACGCACCCGCTGTCGGAGATCACCCACAAGCGCCGGCTGTCGGCCCTGGGCCCCGGCGGCCTGTCCCGCGAGCGGGCCGGCTTCGAGGTCCGCGACGTGCATACGAGCCACTATGGCCGCCTCTGCCCCATCGAGACCCCGGAAGGCCCGAACATCGGCCTGATCAGCTCGCTGAGCTGCTTTGCCCGGATCAACGACTACGGGTTCATCGAATCGCCGTATCGCAAGGTCATCGACGGTCGGGTGGTGGAGCATGTCCGGATCACCGACCGCGGCGACTCCTCCTTCAAGATCTCCGAGATCGTCCTGCAGGAGGAGGCGGACGCCGAAAACGAGCGGCTGCGCAAGCGGAAGAAAAAAGTCTGCCTGTACGAGATCCACCCCTTCTACATGACTGCCTGGGAGGCGGAGAAGTACGTCATCGCCCAGTCCTCCATCCGGCTGGATGAGAAGGGCCACATCGTCGACGATCACGTGGATGCTCGCAAGGGGGGCAACTTCATCCTCTCCGCTCGCGAGGACGTCAACTTCATCGATGTCTCGCCCAAGCAGCTGGTCAGCGTGGCCGCCGCCCTGATCCCGTTCCTGGAGCACGACGACGCCAACCGCGCCCTGATGGGTTCCAACATGCAGCGCCAGGCGGTGCCGCTGCTTGTGGCCGAGCCGCCCATCGTGGGCACCGGCATGGAAGCCATCGCCGCCCGCGACTCCGGCGCCGTGGTGGTCAGCGCGCGGGCCGGGATCGTCGATCGCGTGGACGCCGAGCGCATCATCATCCGCGTCACCGACCCCGGCGACAGCAAGCGCCTCGCCCGCGAAGCCGGCGTCGACATTTATCTGCTCAACAAGTTCAAACGCTCCAACCAAAACACCTGCATCAACCAGAAGCCGCTGGTCAAGACGGGCGAATTCGTCCAGAAGGGCCAGGTCATCGCCGACGGCCACTGCACCAGCCACGGCGAACTGGCCCTGGGCCGGAACGTCCTGGTGGCCTTCATGCCCTGGGGCGGCTACAACTTCGAAGACGCGATCCTGATCAGCGAGAAACTGGTCAAGGAGGATGTGTACACCAGCATCCACATCGAGGAGCTGGAAATCGAAGCCCGCGAGACCAAGCTGGGTTCAGAGGAAATCACCCGCGACATCCCCAACGTTTCCGAGAAGGCGCTCAAGGACCTGGACGACAGCGGCGTCATCCGCATCGGCGCCTCCGTCAAACCGGGCAGCATCCTGGTGGGCAAGGTCACGCCCAAGAGCGAGACGCAGCTGTCCCCCGAGGAGAAGCTGCTGCGGGCGATCTTCGGCGACAAGGCCAGCGACGTCAAGGACAACTCCCTGAAATGCCCGCCGGGCATCGAGGGCATCGTGGTGGACGTCAAGATGTTCACCCGCAAAGGCGTCCAGAAGGATCTGCGCGCCCTGGCCATCGAGCAGGACCAGGTGGACAAGATGCGCTCCGACCTCGACGAGCAGATCCGCATCCTGCGCGAGGAGCGTGACAAGCAGGTCAGCCACCTGCTGGTCGGCCGGATCCTGGCCAAGCCGGTGAAGCACAAGGCGCTCGGTGTGGCGTGGGACAAGGGCACCGTCCTGACCGAGGAGATGCTACGGCCGCTGGGCATCAGCGACCTGAAGCTGCTCAAGGTCGAGGGCGAGGGCGTCGACCTGGCCCAGGAGATCCGCCTGATCGAGGACAAGATCAACAACAAAATCAGCGTGCTCGATGGCATCTTCGAAGAGAAGAAGAACTCCCTGGAGATCGGTGACGAGCTGCCCCCCGGCGTGAACAAGCTGGTCAAGGTCTACGTCGCCATGAAGCGCAAGGTGTCGGTGGGCGACAAGATGGCCGGCCGACACGGCAACAAGGGCGTCATCGCCAAGATCCTGCCCGATGAGGATATGCCCTTCCTGCCCGATGGCACGCCGGTCGAAATCGTGCTGAACCCCCTGGGCGTGCCCTCCCGCATGAACGTGGGCCAGATTCTGGAGACCCACCTCGGCTGGGCCGGCGTTGTACTGGGCATGCAATTCACAACGCCCGTGTTCGACGGCGCCAAGGAAGACGAGATCCGCGATCTGCTCAGCCGGTCCGGAATGGACACCTCTGGCAAAACGGTGCTGTTCGACGGCAAGACCGGCGAGGCGTTCGAGCAGAAGGTCACCGTGGGTTACATCTACATGATGAAACTGTCCCACTTGGTGGACGACAAGATCCACGCCCGCTCCATCGGCCCCTACTCCCTGATCACCCAGCAGCCGCTGGGCGGCAAGGCCCAGTTCGGCGGCCAGCGTTTCGGCGAGATGGAGGTCTGGGCGCTGGAAGCTTACGGCGCGGCGCACATCCTGCAAGAGCTGCTCACCGTCAAGTCCGACGATGTGCAGTGCCGGAACAAGATCTACGAATCCATTGTCAAGAACAAGGCTTCGTACGTGCCCGGCATCCCCGAGTCGTTCAACGTCCTGGTGCGCGAGCTGCAGAGCCTCTGCCTGGACGTTGAGCTGATCAAGTTCAGAGAAGACTGA